The Arachis ipaensis cultivar K30076 chromosome B10, Araip1.1, whole genome shotgun sequence DNA window TACCTTACGATATGAATGTAAAAGTGTTCTTTCGAGTTTCTTGTCGAGTCTTTTCAAAGGCTATGCACTGAGGGAAAAAAATAATATTCAACATCAAATCACATTACAAGGCTTGAATCACTACAGAAGCACTGGAGGTCAAATCATTCCTGAAGCTCAACAAAATAATAAACACATTACCTCTCTTCAGTTACTGCTCTAAATgcgtccatgaatacttcaacaTTATGGTTTGAACATTCACATTCAACTTCTAATTATACTGTTCACAAATCAGAGAGGAGAATAGTTCTGATGCTTAAGAAAAACGATATTTTCACCCAACTGGTCGCAACTGTAAATTGAAAAATTGTTGGCAATGAATTACATAAACCTTAACAACAAGATTTGTTGCAAAATTAGAAATGCCATCCTTTCCCTCCAATGCTTCTACAACAGCAAGAGCCTTATCTGCTAGAGGTCTAGGAAAACTCTTGGACTACAAAAGGAAATAATAAACAAAATGTAAGTACTCATTCTATGGCTCCTACTAATGCTCAGCAGCAAACACAAAAGCAATACAGACGTTGATGCAAATAACATCTTATTCTTACAATTGCAACTCTGTCTCCAGGACTAACTGAAATAGATTCAGAACTTGGAGCCTCCTGAAGCTCAACACCGTTCTTCAATTTGTTCTGTTCATCCTGCAGATGATGAATCTATTGCGTTAGACCATATTAAACCCTCTAGATATATATTACGTTTACAGACAATTTATTGTATAGAATTACCAGATCATGAAGAAGCATATCCACCATAGGAGCTGCTACTGTTCTTAGTAAATGCCTATGTAAAACAACCTGCCATCATTTACATGTCAATTTGCACATTTCAACAATGataacagaaaaataaaactTCTAAAAAACATAACAGAACTTACATAAGAGTAAAAACTGGAAATGCAATACgtcaaaagaatttaaaattgcTTCCAATTGTTGCCAACCAAACATTGAGAGAAGGATCATCAAGGGTTCAACCAAAACAAAGGCCCAATAAAGAAACCATAAAACTTTAATCTGGACATCACTTTGACAATGCATAATCGATCGCAAACATGTCAGTTACAGCTGGTGTCCAATGGACTCCTGCACGAACTGATCCTTGAATCTCGCCTTCCTTCACAAGTCCATTAAACAAAGATTGAAAGAAAGATTCATCAACCGCCACACCACCGGTTCCGCCCATTTCCTGCAGTAACTGATGCAATGAGCTCCATATCACCGTCAAATTTGTTGGCACTGTGATGCCCCTTGCTGCCCCCTGAACCATTGCATTCATGCGGGCCACATAGGCGGGAGTATATAATTGCCCTCCCTCAAGCCTTCCTTTCACCTGTCCCAAAGATCAACATCATGTAAAATATAACTCCGATGTCATTCCAGATCTTACATAACACTTGAGAAACACTATTGCGGTGGGTCATGGCTCAGTGGTCAAGGATAAAAAACAAGGAACAGAGTTGACGAGAAGATGGGTTTAGAGAAGGATAGACGATGGGTTTAGGGAATAAAAGCTCAGCAAAATAGAGATTCTGGTGAGAAACATTGACGAAGGAGTTAGGGAAGAATGGAGAAGAATGTTTTGTTTTGGGCGGGTTTAGGTTTTCCTTTTGCGCCAAATTTTGGGAAAAATTGAAAGAGGCACCTATTTATCtaagattaaaaattttttaaaggggtttataaaatcatgtaaatagaatttcgaaaaaatgaaaaggaaaaaaagactTCTCctattaaaattgcatgaatttATAAAAAGTCATAGTAAATGATATCagtaaaataaaatatcttttggAATGCACAATAATTTTAAATTGGATGAAATATTATTCAAGTCTAGTGTACTTACCTGCTTAAATATTATATTAGCAGTtaaattatctttatttttattatttttttcaaaacattAATATACATTTTTGTAATATCCCTTTACTATATTAAACAATATTCTTTTTCTTACTGTATACTAATCTCTGTACACATACCTAATATTAACTATTAAATTACATTGGCCttccttcttatttttttcttctcctgTTACCTTCTCTTCACCCGATCGTTATGAGTTATCACCACGTATTATCATCGCAACTTTCACCCTTGTCTATCACTATAATCTACAACCATCTATGCTGCtaacttttatgagttgttgaaGGTTTGTGGAAAAAATTAAGACACAAAGAATTTATAATTTTTGGTCAAATTATCAAGATTTGATGTTAGTAATCCTATAAAacaatatcaaaatttattatttcgaACTAAGTTAAAAAAAACAGCTCATAAAAAACAGCTCATGAAAGTTATATCTTTGGATTTATCTTGAAAgctaaaaattaaagttatatgATATTAGCTCTTTTATTAATCACATaaataaacatcaaaaagactcaacaATAGGTTTCATTAGAGAACaaaatatcctataataaaaGAATCACTTAAGCTAAAACGTGCATAACAAAATATGACATGTCTCGGCAAATATAAAATGCGATGAAAATAATAAACTATATATCCTTTTGCAGTCGTGACTGTTTTTGTAGTATTTCTTTCATATATGCATGTGCCTTATCCATAACGTCTGACTTCTTTAAATTGAATTCCTTGCTAACCAAGTCGATTGCTAGCCTCATCCTATCACTGTCATAGacctaataattttaaaaagtacGAAGCAATTAGAATAACATATATATACCTGGATACATATTACATTTTGTcctaataataatgaaaaatttagaaaatgaaTAAAGTTGGTTACCGTGATACCAAAATCATCAGTCCATCCGCATTCTTTCATCCATTGAGCAACCCAGATACCGCAGTCATTACTGTTTAGTTAAATGTGTGATTGTACTAATTCATCAGTTTAACCGAACACATGATTCGTACATAACAAACTCAAAAGACATAAcagcaaaaaaaatttaaaattaatattacttACGAGCCTTTCCTCGGTTGTGGCAGGTCGGACGGTTCCACGACACGAAACTCAGAAATCCTAGGTACAGTGATTTCACTAGACATGTAGAAAGATTTGTGTTCTAACATTCCTTCGATGAATATAGCTTGTGTGACATAAAATATTGTTGGTTACTGTGTAGTACAAGCAATGTAACGGGTTAATTTTTATTACCTGTCTAAAATGGAtagattattaaaaaatttaaaaataattaattcgaTATTAGTGTTAACAAATGAACCTTCatttcaaattaaacaaactacTAAATTACTTACAAACCAAATATAGCAATGATcttaaattacaaattcaaatcgTAATTTCAAACGAtgtcgttttttttttttgttatatacaAAACATTCAAAATTAATAGAGAATAAACGTTTAAAAACTAAATGTACTTTTAACAAAATCAAACTAGACCACTTACCATGGTTTTAACTGATAATAGCCTACCATAATTTCTATCTGGTATTTTACAAGAATCAAGCACAAAGATCTTTTCTTTTTTCACGTCTACGATCATCAGGAACCAATGCTCATTGAGGTCGTTGATGGGGACAAAAATCTACTTATTTACAAAATAACGAGGATTGTGAATCTATGCTATTAAGATAAACATACAATTTGGATTAAATAAATCATATATTCTTTACTAAAAAATAAAGGACTTACCCTTGACAAATACTCAATCTTATGCATGTACTTATCCGCATATTGTTCCCTTAGTTGATTGGGTGGTCTAGACCATGTAAGTGCTAGTTGCTTGAgtatattgtaaaaaaaaaataatacatcaAATTATTCATATGCGGCTTGAAACTTAATTTAAACAAAATATCAAATACAGATTTTTTTGGGGTATTTTTTTACTGAAACTTACCGAAAAGGTTGTTGGCAGAAACCATATGGATGGCAACTTATTAAGCTTTTTATGCTCTTGTGTGAGAATGCAAGTAAGGGAATCTATAACCTACAAACAAATAAATTTGTACATTTTCAATTTTACGATATATAACATTAACATTTTGTACTTTTTTAAtgttaactaataaaaaataaatatttacatCCTGGATGACTTGTTCTCCTGGAACTAATGTGGCTAAACTTTCTCTATTTGCATATGCGGTACGAGTTGACACCAGTACTTCATCCTTTTACGAATACACATGCAAATATTTATCTTAGAAAATTGTCGTTACGAAATGATAAATTAGACCTGCATCAAATCGAATAGTGTTATAAGTATTTACCGATTAACTTGCCACTTTAAATCCGGGCCAAAAATATAGGCGGCACAAGCAACTTCATCCGTCGTTAGAATCATGTTCTCCGGTGGTCTAAAACTAATGCGCATCCACTGCAAACACGACACCATCATCATGTGTAATTagacaataaaattaaaaaaagtaataCTAAACAAAGTCATCACAACACATTTTCATGTTTTTATACACATACCTGTGGAACTTTCGGGCCACATGAACGCCGCGGCAGCACAAATGATGAGGTACCCTTTTTACCAATATATATTCCCGTATTTGAATTCAAATCTAATTCAGATGATCTTCATGGGGAGGCATTTGGTTTGAATATCTCCTTGAGATTCACGTCATTTGCGTGGTTATCAGAATCGTTGCTAGGGGAGAATTTGTGTAGGGTGGGTTGTACAACTGTTTTTTAACATTCTTGGGATCGAATGAATTTGCTCATTATTTTATCTATGTCGACTTTATTATCAGTTTTTGAATTATTAATATTCGTGGTATTATTAATAGCTAGATTTTCTATGTACGGATTGTCCGATCTAGTTCTATTAACGGTGTACAATGGATAAGCCATTTGGTTTTGTTTTTCGAGGATTTTCGTCAGACAGGTTATGGCTGTTGTCATCTTATCAACTgcattagtaaaaataatttcaCAATGGTGGTGGTACTGGTTGTAGGTGGGTGGTGAGTGAGCTTCAACGTCTTGAGAATGGTTCTTCTTAAGGGGCGAACTCAcctccttttttttcttgttaCCCGTATTTAAACTTCCATAAAAACTGTATTTTAAATGTTGCAAATAATACACAATTTAAGAACACTTATTTAAAGCATCAACAgatactaaataattaataaacgTTAATATTGTATTCTAAATAttacataaaatttaataaaaattaattcctaTTAAAACATTATCACAAAGTTTGTATCttattgaaattgaagaattgATTACTTCGTTGTTCACTAAATGTACGCTAAAATATTAATCTGATACATTGTTCAATAAGCTCTGGTGCAGAATAATTAATTACACAAGAAAAAATGGTTCatgttttaaaaattataattaaaattgatCTACAAAATTTCATAGGTTGTTTAAAATCTTGTACTAAAGATATgtactaataaataataaaacaggTTTTTTCCTATTATATTAAATATTACGGGATAATaattaagaattaaattaatgttaagaaaaacacaaaattggacGTACATCTATTACTCAAATAAACCAACCATACTATAAAGAAAATATTTAGTTGTATAATAAAATTAGACCGGTTACCTTGAGGATGTATCTATTatttgttttagtgttttttttctctgttttgtccTATTCTTGTCCATGCTGTCTGTTGATTCGCTTGTTACGTTGATGGTAGATCTAGCTCTTTCCTTGCTCGGCCTC harbors:
- the LOC107620371 gene encoding E3 UFM1-protein ligase 1 homolog, which gives rise to MVDMLLHDLDEQNKLKNGVELQEAPSSESISVSPGDRVAISKSFPRPLADKALAVVEALEGKDGISNFATNLVVKVYVIHCQQFFNLQLRPVG